From the Carya illinoinensis cultivar Pawnee chromosome 4, C.illinoinensisPawnee_v1, whole genome shotgun sequence genome, one window contains:
- the LOC122307333 gene encoding amino acid transporter AVT1I-like isoform X1 encodes MEAEHHHGLSLTVPLMHDVEHPETKDEELLHDSGGQNTISTASFSMTCFNGLNALSGVGILSVPYALSSGGWLSLVLLFILAAAAFYSGLLMQKCMEMDPDIRTYPDIGNRAFGNKGRILVSVVIYIELYLVATGFLILEGDNLHNLFPNTGFEMAGIGIGGKQMFVIIVALIILPSVWLDNLSLLSYISASGVLASVIILCSVLWTGVFDGIGFHEMGTPLNWNGMPTSVSLYAFCYCAHPVFPTLYTSMRNKRQFTNVLLLCFTLCTVSYASMAVFGYSMFGSKVESQITLNLPTDKLSSRVAIYTTLVNPVSKYALMVTPIVNVTKSWFPCQNKKRNLTLLVSTSLVISTLIVALVVPFFANLMSLVGAFLSVTGSIILPCLCHMRISGTCWRLGCGTVVSWGIILMGGAVAIVGTYTSLLQIIGHLQADDSSLLMGSRA; translated from the exons ATGGAGGCTGAACACCATCATGGACTTTCCCTCACCGTACCTCTCATGCATGATGTGGAGCACCCTGAGACAAAGGATGAAGAGTTACTACATGATAGTGGTGGCCAAAACACCATCAGCACCGCGTCCTTTTCCATGACATGTTTCAATGGACTCAATGCGTTGTCAG GAGTTGGAATACTGTCAGTCCCATATGCACTATCATCAGGGGGATGGTTAAGCTTGGTACTTCTCTTTATTCTCGCGGCTGCTGCTTTTTATTCGGGCTTGTTGATGCAAAAATGTATGGAAATGGATCCTGATATCAGAACTTATCCTGATATAGGTAACCGCGCATTTGGAAACAAGGGAAGAATACTGGTATCAGTTGTCATCTACATAGAACTGTATCTGGTTGCGACAGGATTCCTGATTCTAGAAGGGGAtaacttacataatttgttcCCCAACACGGGATTTGAAATGGCAGGGATAGGAATTGGAGGAAAACAAATGTTTGTAATCATTGTCGCCCTAATAATATTGCCTTCGGTTTGGTTGGATAACCTGAGCCTTCTTTCGTATATCTCTGCCAGTGGGGTTTTGGCTTCTGTTATCATCCTCTGCTCAGTCTTGTGGACTGGTGTATTTGATGGGATTGGGTTTCATGAAATGGGGACACCTCTAAATTGGAATGGGATGCCAACATCTGTTAGCTTATATGCCTTCTGTTATTGTGCGCATCCGGTCTTCCCTACACTCTATACTTCTATGAGAAACAAACGTCAATTTACCAAT GTCCTGCTCCTGTGCTTCACCTTATGCACTGTCAGTTATGCATCAATGGCCGTATTCGGTTACTCAATGTTTGGGTCAAAAGTGGAATCACAGATAACTTTAAACCTCCCAACTGACAAACTTAGCTCAAGAGTGGCAATATACACGACATTGGTCAATCCCGTATCCAAATATGCATTGATGGTCACACCAATTGTGAATGTTACCAAAAGTTGGTTTCCATGTCAAAACAAGAAGAGAAACCTTACCCTCTTAGTCAGTACCTCCCTTGTAATCAGCACTCTCATTGTAGCCCTGGTTGTGCCCTTTTTTGCGAATCTCATGTCTCTGGTTGGAGCATTTTTAAGTGTCACAGGTTCGATTATACTACCATGCTTATGTCATATGAGGATCTCAGGAACTTGTTGGAGATTAGGATGTGGAACGGTAGTTTCATGGGGAATAATATTAATGGGTGGTGCAGTTGCAATAGTTGGTACTTATACATCTCTCCTACAAATAATAGGGCATCTGCAAGCAGATGATTCCTCTTTGTTGATGGGAAGCAGGGCATGA
- the LOC122307333 gene encoding amino acid transporter AVT1I-like isoform X2 codes for MFQWTQCVVRSWNTVSPICTIIRGMVKLGNRAFGNKGRILVSVVIYIELYLVATGFLILEGDNLHNLFPNTGFEMAGIGIGGKQMFVIIVALIILPSVWLDNLSLLSYISASGVLASVIILCSVLWTGVFDGIGFHEMGTPLNWNGMPTSVSLYAFCYCAHPVFPTLYTSMRNKRQFTNVLLLCFTLCTVSYASMAVFGYSMFGSKVESQITLNLPTDKLSSRVAIYTTLVNPVSKYALMVTPIVNVTKSWFPCQNKKRNLTLLVSTSLVISTLIVALVVPFFANLMSLVGAFLSVTGSIILPCLCHMRISGTCWRLGCGTVVSWGIILMGGAVAIVGTYTSLLQIIGHLQADDSSLLMGSRA; via the exons ATGTTTCAATGGACTCAATGCGTTGTCAG GAGTTGGAATACTGTCAGTCCCATATGCACTATCATCAGGGGGATGGTTAAGCTTG GTAACCGCGCATTTGGAAACAAGGGAAGAATACTGGTATCAGTTGTCATCTACATAGAACTGTATCTGGTTGCGACAGGATTCCTGATTCTAGAAGGGGAtaacttacataatttgttcCCCAACACGGGATTTGAAATGGCAGGGATAGGAATTGGAGGAAAACAAATGTTTGTAATCATTGTCGCCCTAATAATATTGCCTTCGGTTTGGTTGGATAACCTGAGCCTTCTTTCGTATATCTCTGCCAGTGGGGTTTTGGCTTCTGTTATCATCCTCTGCTCAGTCTTGTGGACTGGTGTATTTGATGGGATTGGGTTTCATGAAATGGGGACACCTCTAAATTGGAATGGGATGCCAACATCTGTTAGCTTATATGCCTTCTGTTATTGTGCGCATCCGGTCTTCCCTACACTCTATACTTCTATGAGAAACAAACGTCAATTTACCAAT GTCCTGCTCCTGTGCTTCACCTTATGCACTGTCAGTTATGCATCAATGGCCGTATTCGGTTACTCAATGTTTGGGTCAAAAGTGGAATCACAGATAACTTTAAACCTCCCAACTGACAAACTTAGCTCAAGAGTGGCAATATACACGACATTGGTCAATCCCGTATCCAAATATGCATTGATGGTCACACCAATTGTGAATGTTACCAAAAGTTGGTTTCCATGTCAAAACAAGAAGAGAAACCTTACCCTCTTAGTCAGTACCTCCCTTGTAATCAGCACTCTCATTGTAGCCCTGGTTGTGCCCTTTTTTGCGAATCTCATGTCTCTGGTTGGAGCATTTTTAAGTGTCACAGGTTCGATTATACTACCATGCTTATGTCATATGAGGATCTCAGGAACTTGTTGGAGATTAGGATGTGGAACGGTAGTTTCATGGGGAATAATATTAATGGGTGGTGCAGTTGCAATAGTTGGTACTTATACATCTCTCCTACAAATAATAGGGCATCTGCAAGCAGATGATTCCTCTTTGTTGATGGGAAGCAGGGCATGA